Proteins from a genomic interval of Geodermatophilus obscurus DSM 43160:
- the prfB gene encoding peptide chain release factor 2, whose amino-acid sequence MAADFSVVLDELDTTLRSIEAVLDVDRLRREVAELEQQASAPDLWNDVEAAQALTSKLSYLQGDLRRVEELRSRLDDVGLLHEMAVEESDEATAAEAERELASLRQAIDELEVRTLLSGEYDSREALVTIRSEAGGVDAADFAEMLMRMYLRWAERHRYPVELYDVSYAEEAGIKSATFAVKQPYAYGTLSVEQGTHRLVRISPFDNQGRRQTSFAGVEVLPVVEQTDHVDIPENEIRIDVFRSSGPGGQSVNTTDSAVRITHLPTGIVVSCQNEKSQIQNRAAAMRVLQARLLARRQEEQRAEMDALRGEGSSWGNQMRSYVLHPYQMVKDLRTEQETGNTSAVLDGDIDPFIEAGIRWRRQQESVPAS is encoded by the coding sequence GTGGCCGCTGACTTCTCCGTCGTCCTGGACGAGCTCGACACGACCCTGAGGTCCATCGAGGCCGTCCTCGACGTCGACCGGCTGCGCCGCGAGGTGGCCGAGCTCGAGCAGCAGGCCTCCGCGCCCGACCTCTGGAACGACGTCGAGGCGGCGCAGGCGCTGACCTCCAAGCTGTCCTACCTGCAGGGCGACCTGCGCCGGGTGGAGGAGCTGCGCAGCCGGCTGGACGACGTCGGCCTGTTGCACGAGATGGCCGTCGAGGAGAGCGACGAGGCGACCGCGGCCGAGGCCGAGCGGGAGCTGGCGAGCCTGCGCCAGGCGATCGACGAGCTCGAGGTGCGCACCCTGCTCTCCGGTGAGTACGACTCCCGCGAGGCGCTGGTGACCATCCGCTCCGAGGCCGGTGGCGTCGACGCCGCCGACTTCGCCGAGATGCTCATGCGGATGTACCTGCGCTGGGCCGAGCGGCACCGGTACCCGGTCGAGCTGTACGACGTCAGCTACGCGGAGGAGGCCGGCATCAAGTCGGCGACCTTCGCCGTCAAGCAGCCCTACGCCTACGGCACGCTCTCGGTCGAGCAGGGCACCCACCGGCTGGTGCGCATCTCGCCGTTCGACAACCAGGGCCGCCGCCAGACGTCCTTCGCCGGCGTCGAGGTGCTGCCGGTCGTCGAGCAGACCGACCACGTCGACATCCCGGAGAACGAGATCCGGATCGACGTCTTCCGGTCCAGCGGTCCCGGCGGGCAGAGCGTCAACACCACCGACTCCGCCGTCCGGATCACCCACCTGCCCACCGGCATCGTCGTCTCCTGTCAGAACGAGAAGAGCCAGATCCAGAACCGGGCGGCCGCGATGCGCGTCCTGCAGGCGCGGCTGCTGGCCCGGCGGCAGGAGGAGCAGCGGGCCGAGATGGACGCGCTGCGCGGGGAGGGCAGCAGCTGGGGCAACCAGATGCGCTCCTACGTCCTGCACCCGTACCAGATGGTCAAGGACCTGCGCACCGAGCAGGAGACCGGGAACACCTCCGCCGTCCTCGACGGGGACATCGACCCGTTCATCGAGGCGGGGATCCGCTGGCGTCGTCAGCAGGAGTCGGTCCCCGCCAGCTGA
- the ftsE gene encoding cell division ATP-binding protein FtsE, translating to MIELQHVTKLYPASSRPALDDVSTEIDKGEFVFLIGSSGSGKSTFLRLLLKEDDPTRGTVIVNGKTLNTMSKWQVPKLRRTIGCVFQDFRLLNNRTVGQNVAFALEVINKPQRTIKRVVPEVLEMVGLEGKANRLPNELSGGEQQRVAIARAFVNRPLVLLADEPTGNLDPETSEGIMLLLERINRTGTTVVMATHDYHIVDSMRRRVIELNGGALTRDQSRGVYGVGR from the coding sequence GTGATCGAACTGCAACACGTCACCAAGCTCTACCCGGCCAGCTCCCGGCCGGCCCTCGATGACGTGTCGACGGAGATCGACAAGGGCGAGTTCGTCTTCCTGATCGGCTCTTCCGGCTCCGGCAAGTCGACCTTCCTGCGGCTGCTGCTCAAGGAGGACGACCCCACCAGGGGCACCGTCATCGTCAACGGCAAGACGCTCAACACGATGAGCAAGTGGCAGGTGCCCAAGCTCCGCCGCACCATCGGCTGCGTCTTCCAGGACTTCCGCCTGCTGAACAACCGCACCGTGGGTCAGAACGTGGCCTTCGCGCTGGAGGTCATCAACAAGCCCCAGCGGACCATCAAGCGCGTCGTCCCCGAGGTGCTGGAGATGGTGGGCCTGGAGGGCAAGGCCAACCGGCTGCCCAACGAGCTCTCCGGTGGCGAGCAGCAGCGCGTCGCCATCGCCCGCGCGTTCGTCAACCGGCCGCTGGTGCTGCTGGCCGACGAGCCCACCGGCAACCTCGACCCGGAGACCAGCGAGGGCATCATGCTGCTGCTGGAGCGGATCAACCGCACCGGGACGACGGTCGTGATGGCGACGCACGACTACCACATCGTCGACTCGATGCGCCGTCGGGTGATCGAGCTCAACGGGGGAGCCCTCACCCGCGACCAGTCGCGCGGTGTCTACGGGGTCGGCCGCTGA
- the ftsX gene encoding permease-like cell division protein FtsX, which translates to MRVNFVLSEVATGLRRNLTMTVAMILTTAISLGLMGTGLLIAGMISDMKEIYYDKVQVSIFLADDVTDEQRSAIEQQLAGSPEVANHIYESKEEAYARFQQQFSQQPELVQNTPADALPESFRVELVNPERYEVIAAEFPNGQNGVDQVRDEGDFLDRLFSLLNGARNATIAVAVVQALAALLLISNTIQLAAFNRRNETNIMRLVGASRWYTQLPFILEAALAGLIGALLAIGGLVITKVLFVDKTLAGPIRAGIIPPVDWGAIAFISPVIAAAGVGLAGVAAYVTLRLYVRI; encoded by the coding sequence ATGCGCGTCAACTTCGTGCTCTCCGAGGTGGCCACCGGGCTGCGTCGCAACCTGACCATGACGGTCGCGATGATCCTGACCACGGCCATCTCGCTCGGCCTCATGGGCACCGGCCTGCTGATCGCCGGGATGATCTCCGACATGAAGGAGATCTACTACGACAAGGTGCAGGTCTCCATCTTCCTGGCCGACGACGTCACCGACGAGCAGCGCTCGGCCATCGAGCAGCAGCTGGCGGGCTCGCCCGAGGTGGCCAACCACATCTACGAGTCCAAGGAAGAGGCCTACGCCCGCTTCCAGCAGCAGTTCAGCCAGCAGCCGGAGCTCGTGCAGAACACGCCGGCCGACGCACTGCCCGAGAGCTTCCGCGTCGAGCTGGTGAACCCCGAGCGCTACGAGGTCATCGCCGCGGAGTTCCCGAACGGGCAGAACGGCGTCGACCAGGTGCGCGACGAGGGGGACTTCCTCGACCGGCTGTTCAGCCTGCTCAACGGCGCCCGCAACGCGACGATCGCCGTCGCCGTCGTCCAAGCGCTCGCGGCGTTGCTGCTGATCTCCAACACGATCCAGCTGGCCGCCTTCAACCGGCGCAACGAGACCAACATCATGCGGCTGGTCGGCGCCTCGCGGTGGTACACGCAGCTGCCGTTCATCCTCGAAGCTGCGCTGGCCGGGCTGATCGGTGCGCTGCTGGCGATCGGCGGGCTGGTGATCACCAAGGTCCTGTTCGTCGACAAGACCCTCGCCGGGCCGATCCGGGCGGGGATCATCCCGCCGGTCGACTGGGGCGCGATCGCCTTCATCAGCCCGGTGATCGCCGCCGCCGGCGTCGGGCTGGCCGGTGTCGCCGCCTACGTGACCCTGCGGCTGTACGTGCGCATCTGA
- the smpB gene encoding SsrA-binding protein SmpB, with amino-acid sequence MPREEGRKLIAQNKKARHDYSILDTYEVGLVLTGTEVKSLRAGRASLVDGFATVDGGEVWLQHVHIPEYAEGTWTNHAPRRKRKVLMHRAEIDKLIGKTKEGGLTLVPLDLYFKDGKVKATLALAKGKRSYDKRQDLAERDSRREIQRAFGRYVKGRR; translated from the coding sequence ATGCCGCGTGAAGAGGGGCGGAAGCTCATCGCCCAGAACAAGAAGGCGCGGCACGACTACTCGATCCTCGACACCTACGAGGTGGGCCTGGTGCTCACCGGCACCGAGGTCAAGAGCCTGCGTGCCGGCCGTGCCTCGCTCGTCGACGGCTTCGCCACCGTGGACGGCGGCGAGGTCTGGCTGCAGCACGTGCACATCCCCGAGTACGCCGAGGGCACGTGGACCAACCACGCCCCGCGCCGCAAGCGCAAGGTCCTCATGCACCGCGCCGAGATCGACAAGCTGATCGGCAAGACGAAGGAGGGCGGCCTGACCCTCGTGCCGCTCGACCTGTACTTCAAGGACGGCAAGGTCAAGGCGACCCTCGCCCTCGCCAAGGGCAAGAGGTCCTACGACAAGCGGCAGGACCTCGCCGAGCGCGACTCCCGCCGGGAGATTCAGCGGGCCTTCGGGCGGTACGTGAAGGGACGGCGGTAA
- a CDS encoding NADP-dependent oxidoreductase codes for MRGVAYDRYGGPEVLSLRDDLPDPPVGPDTVLVRVHAAGVNPVDVLIRSGGLTGAYPHHLPIVPGWDVAGVVEAVGPAVTAFAAGDEVFGYVRRDDVQWGTTAELVPAPQRCLAHKPESLSFAEAAGLPLAGLTAYQSLTEALDVHEGERVLVHRAAGGVGSCAVQIAVALGAHVIGTASPRNHGFLRDAGAAEVLDYSAGPISVQLSEPVDAVLDLVGGDTLADAPKQVRDRARITSVVDPVVNEMGGRYVFVRPEHEHLEELGRMADAGQLRVPIARAFPLEQTAEAQELVAGGHVRGKVVVTLRS; via the coding sequence GTGCGCGGTGTGGCCTACGACCGGTACGGCGGCCCGGAGGTCCTGAGCCTCCGCGACGACCTGCCCGACCCCCCGGTGGGCCCCGACACCGTGCTGGTGCGCGTGCACGCCGCCGGCGTCAACCCGGTCGACGTGCTCATCCGCTCCGGCGGGCTGACCGGCGCCTACCCGCACCACCTGCCGATCGTGCCCGGGTGGGACGTCGCCGGGGTCGTCGAGGCCGTGGGCCCGGCGGTCACCGCGTTCGCCGCCGGTGACGAGGTGTTCGGCTACGTCCGCCGGGACGACGTCCAGTGGGGGACGACGGCCGAGCTGGTGCCCGCGCCGCAGCGCTGTCTGGCGCACAAGCCGGAGTCGCTGTCGTTCGCCGAGGCAGCCGGGCTGCCGCTCGCGGGGCTCACCGCCTACCAGTCGCTGACCGAGGCGCTCGACGTCCACGAGGGCGAGCGCGTGCTGGTGCACCGCGCCGCCGGCGGGGTCGGTTCCTGCGCCGTCCAGATCGCCGTCGCGCTGGGTGCGCACGTCATCGGCACGGCCAGCCCGCGCAACCACGGCTTCCTCCGCGACGCCGGGGCAGCCGAGGTGCTCGACTACTCGGCCGGGCCGATCAGCGTGCAGCTGTCCGAGCCGGTCGACGCCGTCCTCGACCTGGTCGGCGGGGACACCCTGGCCGATGCGCCGAAGCAGGTCCGCGACCGCGCCCGCATCACCTCCGTCGTGGACCCGGTGGTCAACGAGATGGGCGGCCGCTACGTGTTCGTCCGCCCCGAGCACGAGCACCTGGAGGAGCTCGGCCGGATGGCCGACGCCGGTCAGCTGCGGGTGCCGATCGCCCGGGCGTTCCCGCTGGAGCAGACGGCCGAGGCGCAAGAGCTGGTCGCGGGCGGGCACGTGCGCGGCAAGGTCGTCGTCACGCTGCGCTCGTGA
- a CDS encoding amidohydrolase family protein, which produces MTTPPVDDADVPRYWRELGLPGLVDVHVHFLPERVQAKVWEYFAQARTHYGAAWPVQYPLPDDERLAVLDRLGVRAFPTLPYPHKAGMAAWLNDWSHAFAAAHPRVLRSATFYPEPGASSYVGTALDRGVRVFKVHVQVGAFDPRDPLLDRVWARLEGTGTPVVIHCGSGPLRGEHTGPAPMTGLLERYPRLQLVIAHLGMPEYAAFLDLAERYERVHLDTTMFATDFTERLMPFDPALRPRLAALRDKVLLGSDFPSIPYPYAHQLAALHRLDLGEEWLRAVLWHNGARLFGLAP; this is translated from the coding sequence GTGACCACTCCGCCGGTCGACGACGCCGACGTCCCCCGGTACTGGCGCGAGCTGGGCCTGCCGGGACTGGTCGACGTGCACGTGCACTTCCTGCCCGAGCGGGTGCAGGCCAAGGTCTGGGAGTACTTCGCGCAGGCCCGGACGCACTACGGCGCCGCCTGGCCGGTGCAGTACCCGCTGCCGGACGACGAGCGGCTGGCGGTGCTCGACCGGCTCGGCGTCCGGGCGTTCCCGACGCTGCCCTACCCGCACAAGGCCGGCATGGCCGCCTGGCTCAACGACTGGTCGCACGCGTTCGCCGCCGCGCACCCGCGAGTGCTGCGGTCGGCGACCTTCTACCCGGAGCCGGGGGCGTCGTCCTACGTCGGGACGGCGCTCGACCGCGGCGTGCGGGTGTTCAAGGTGCACGTGCAGGTCGGCGCCTTCGACCCGCGGGACCCGCTGCTCGACCGGGTGTGGGCGCGGCTGGAGGGGACCGGCACGCCCGTGGTGATCCACTGCGGCTCGGGTCCGCTGCGCGGCGAGCACACCGGTCCGGCGCCGATGACCGGCCTGCTCGAGCGGTACCCGCGGCTGCAGCTGGTCATCGCCCACCTCGGCATGCCCGAGTACGCGGCCTTCCTCGACCTCGCCGAGCGGTACGAGCGGGTGCACCTGGACACCACGATGTTCGCCACCGACTTCACCGAGCGGCTGATGCCCTTCGACCCGGCGCTGCGGCCGCGGCTGGCCGCGCTGCGGGACAAGGTGCTGCTCGGCAGCGACTTCCCCTCCATCCCGTACCCGTACGCCCACCAGCTGGCCGCGCTGCACCGCCTGGACCTGGGGGAGGAGTGGCTGCGCGCGGTCCTCTGGCACAACGGGGCCCGTCTCTTCGGGCTGGCGCCCTGA
- a CDS encoding FAD-dependent oxidoreductase has translation MTQVPVVREPGATHAVVIGASMAGMLAARVLAGHVDRVTVIERDRLPEGAEQRKGVPQGRQIHVLLARGSAVLDRLFPGFSRDLVAAGAVPFRLPGDALILSKAGWVDRRTPGWTMTSASRPLIEETLRRRLLQLPGIAVLDGSEVTELRASDDGRAVRGVSVRRADGGDDSRSIDADLVVDASGRGSRTPHWLADLGYPEPERTQVDSHIAYATRLYRIPDGFAADWRAAMLMPRPPGNPRTGDLMPIEGGRWIVTLMGAARQHPPTDEAGFTAFMRELSDPIIADTVAHAEPVSDIRGHRGTANRLAHYERMPRWPERLVVLGDAVCAFNPVYGQGMTTAAIAAETLDDCLWAQRRRRPAGDLEGMARRFQRLLARRNRDAWMLSTGEDLRYPTTTGTTAGRILRAQHRYFDRVERAAVTDPAVTEVYARVFGMLERPTALFRPRIVAAAIRAGRAPTRPAAPTVGVPAPRTSTEQQQEVRT, from the coding sequence ATGACCCAGGTACCTGTCGTGCGCGAGCCGGGCGCGACCCACGCGGTGGTCATCGGGGCGAGCATGGCCGGGATGCTCGCGGCGCGGGTGCTCGCCGGTCACGTCGACCGGGTGACGGTCATCGAGCGCGACCGGCTGCCGGAGGGCGCCGAGCAGCGCAAGGGGGTGCCGCAGGGCCGGCAGATCCACGTGCTGCTCGCGCGCGGCTCGGCCGTCCTCGACCGGCTGTTCCCCGGGTTCAGCCGCGATCTCGTGGCTGCGGGGGCGGTCCCGTTCCGTCTGCCCGGTGACGCCCTCATCCTCTCCAAGGCCGGCTGGGTCGACCGGCGGACACCCGGCTGGACGATGACGTCAGCCAGCCGCCCGCTGATCGAGGAGACCCTGCGCCGCCGGCTGCTCCAGCTGCCCGGGATCGCAGTCCTGGACGGTTCAGAGGTCACCGAGCTCCGCGCCTCTGACGACGGCCGGGCGGTGCGCGGGGTGTCCGTGCGCCGGGCCGACGGCGGGGACGACTCGCGCTCCATCGACGCGGACCTCGTCGTGGACGCGTCGGGTCGCGGGTCTCGGACGCCGCACTGGCTGGCCGACCTCGGGTACCCGGAGCCCGAGCGGACGCAGGTCGACTCGCACATCGCCTACGCCACCCGGCTCTACCGCATCCCCGACGGGTTCGCGGCCGACTGGCGGGCTGCCATGCTCATGCCCCGGCCGCCGGGCAACCCGCGAACCGGCGACCTGATGCCGATCGAGGGCGGGCGCTGGATCGTCACGTTGATGGGAGCGGCCAGGCAGCACCCGCCCACCGACGAAGCGGGGTTCACGGCCTTCATGCGCGAGCTGAGCGACCCGATCATCGCTGACACCGTCGCCCACGCCGAGCCGGTGAGCGACATCCGCGGGCACCGGGGCACGGCCAACCGGCTGGCGCACTACGAGCGGATGCCGCGGTGGCCGGAGCGGTTGGTCGTCCTCGGCGACGCCGTCTGCGCCTTCAACCCGGTCTACGGCCAGGGGATGACCACCGCCGCCATCGCCGCGGAGACGTTGGACGACTGCCTGTGGGCCCAGCGCCGGCGGCGCCCGGCCGGGGACCTCGAGGGCATGGCCCGCCGGTTCCAGCGGCTACTGGCCCGGCGCAACCGCGACGCGTGGATGCTCTCCACGGGGGAGGACCTGCGGTACCCGACCACCACGGGGACGACCGCAGGCCGGATCCTGCGGGCGCAACACCGGTACTTCGACCGGGTCGAGCGCGCCGCGGTCACGGACCCCGCGGTGACCGAGGTCTACGCGCGCGTGTTCGGGATGCTCGAACGGCCGACGGCACTGTTCCGGCCGAGGATCGTGGCCGCGGCGATCCGGGCCGGACGAGCGCCCACGAGGCCGGCCGCCCCCACGGTCGGGGTTCCGGCGCCCCGGACGTCGACCGAGCAGCAGCAGGAGGTGCGGACATGA
- a CDS encoding alpha/beta fold hydrolase: MTTRRFDLAPVTEGTVTVAGIRSPYLTAGPLDADEAVVFVHGNPGPAEDWRRLVARTGVFARAVAPDMPGFGGADKPDGFVYTVDGYARHLAGVLDELGVSRAHLVLHDFGGPWGLAWAADHPDRFASATLVGIGVLRGYRWHSMARIWRTSGLGELFLRTSTLPASRLLLQRGSPRGLPRDVVERLHRSLKDPGTQRAVLRLYRATDVAAVSEDLHRRLQGLDRPVLAVWGRHDPYLPVAYAERQRETFPGAQVVVLEDSGHWPMYDDPVGFEQTVLPFLARVTAGAVVGAGAR; the protein is encoded by the coding sequence ATGACCACCCGCCGCTTCGACCTGGCGCCGGTGACCGAGGGCACGGTCACCGTGGCCGGCATCCGCTCGCCCTACCTGACCGCGGGTCCGCTCGACGCCGACGAGGCCGTCGTCTTCGTGCACGGCAACCCGGGCCCGGCCGAGGACTGGCGGCGCCTGGTCGCCCGGACCGGCGTGTTCGCCCGGGCCGTCGCCCCGGACATGCCCGGCTTCGGTGGCGCGGACAAGCCCGACGGCTTCGTCTACACCGTCGACGGCTACGCGCGGCACCTGGCCGGCGTCCTCGACGAGCTCGGGGTCAGCCGCGCGCACCTGGTGCTGCACGACTTCGGCGGGCCCTGGGGGCTGGCGTGGGCGGCCGACCACCCCGACCGGTTCGCCAGCGCGACGCTCGTGGGCATCGGCGTGCTGCGCGGCTACCGGTGGCACTCCATGGCGCGGATCTGGCGCACCTCGGGGCTCGGCGAGCTGTTCCTGCGCACCAGCACCCTCCCGGCGTCGCGGCTGCTGCTGCAGCGCGGCAGCCCGCGGGGACTGCCGCGGGACGTCGTCGAGCGGCTGCACCGCAGCCTCAAGGACCCCGGCACGCAGCGCGCCGTCCTCCGGCTGTACCGCGCCACCGACGTGGCCGCGGTCTCCGAGGACCTGCACCGGCGGCTGCAGGGCCTCGACCGGCCGGTGCTGGCGGTGTGGGGGCGGCACGACCCCTACCTGCCGGTCGCGTACGCCGAGCGGCAGCGCGAGACCTTCCCCGGGGCGCAGGTCGTCGTGCTCGAGGACAGCGGGCACTGGCCGATGTACGACGACCCGGTCGGGTTCGAGCAGACCGTCCTGCCGTTCCTGGCACGGGTCACGGCCGGGGCCGTGGTGGGAGCAGGCGCGCGGTAG